One Anopheles marshallii chromosome 3, idAnoMarsDA_429_01, whole genome shotgun sequence genomic region harbors:
- the LOC128711009 gene encoding uncharacterized protein LOC128711009, whose amino-acid sequence MAEDRLVEIPRNDWEEWRDLYKRDWPRHEIAFNLVQNYIDWSKRDRKIKDLALYSLNGTWRENGTFVIIDRIDLYMHTLDESLDTLRRALELVDWDYYYVAIMCEYETLLYSTFEKLNVRLSVARANIMYFLPKEEGLKVNVTIPEGLHVGPLQPHHAKIINDLWPHRETGTEFTLERLIRWNPSIGLFNEQGDLLGWCLFTQPGVIGSLGVIERRKGYGRIVLHAFVKQLAEMGHNLYASVLVENEPSRALFASVGFKAIKDTTWIRNCERKFVEWSCGSYST is encoded by the exons ATGGCAGAAGATCGTTTGGTTGAAATCCCTCGAAACGATTGGGAAGAGTGGCGTGATTTGTACAAGCGTGATTGGCCGCGCCATGAGATAGCATTTAACTTGGTGCAAAACTACATAGATTGGTCGAAGCGCGATCGTAAAATTAAGGACCTGGCACTGTACAGCCTCAATGGCACCTGGCGGGAGAACGGAACGTTTGTCATAATC GATCGTATCGATTTGTATATGCACACGCTGGACGAGTCTTTGGATACACTGCGCCGGGCACTGGAGCTAGTCGATTGGGACTACTACTACGTGGCCATCATGTGCGAATATGAAACGTTGCTCTACAGCACGTTTGAGAAGCTAAATGTCCGCTTGTCGGTAGCACGTGCAAATATAATGTATTTCCTGCCCAAGGAGGAGGGCTTGAAGGTGAATGTAACGATACCGGAAGGTCTCCACGTTGGACCACTACAACCGCATCATGCCAAAATTATTAACGACCTGTGGCCCCACCGAGAAACGGGTACGGAGTTCACCCTGGAGCGGTTAATTCGCTGGAATCCATCGATTGGTTTGTTCAACGAGCAAGGAGATCTGCTTGGTTGGTGTTTGTTCACGCAGCCTGGTGTCATAGGATCGCTAGGTGTGATAGAGCGACGCAAAGGGTACGGCAGGATTGTCCTGCACGCTTTCGTCAAACAGCTAGCCGAAATGGGCCACAACCTGTACGCTAGTGTTTTAGTGGAAAATGAACCATCAAGAGCGCTGTTTGCAAGCGTCGGATTTAAAGCCATCAAGGACACAACCTGGATTCGAAACTGCGAACGAAAGTTTGTGGAGTGGAGTTGTGGATCTTACAGCACCTAA
- the LOC128711012 gene encoding uncharacterized protein LOC128711012, translating to MAEDRLVEIPRNDWEEWRDLYKRDWPRHEIAFNLVQNYIDWSKRDRKIKDLALYSLNGTWRENGTFVIIDRIDLYMHTLDESLDTLRRALELVDWDYYYVAVMCEYETLLYSTFKKLNVRLSVAFPNIMYFLPKEEGLKVNVTIPEGLHVGPLQPHHAKIINDLWPHRETGTEFALERLIRWNPSIGLFNEHGNLLGWCLLTQPGVIGSLGVIERRKGYGRIVLHAFIKQLAEMGRNLYASVLVENEPSRALFASAGFKPIKDTTFILNCERKFVEWRCGAHST from the exons ATGGCAGAAGATCGTTTGGTTGAAATCCCTCGAAACGATTGGGAAGAGTGGCGTGATTTGTACAAGCGTGATTGGCCGCGCCACGAGATAGCATTTAACTTGGTACAAAACTACATTGACTGGTCGAAGCGCGATCGTAAAATTAAGGACCTGGCACTATACAGCCTCAATGGCACCTGGCGGGAGAACGGAACGTTTGTCATAATC GATCGTATCGATTTGTACATGCACACGCTGGACGAGTCTTTGGATACACTGCGCCGGGCACTGGAGCTAGTCGATTGGGACTACTACTACGTGGCCGTCATGTGCGAATACGAAACGTTGCTCTATAGTACGTTTAAGAAGCTAAATGTCCGCTTGTCGGTAGCATTCCCAAACATAATGTATTTCCTGCCCAAGGAGGAGGGCTTGAAGGTGAATGTAACGATTCCGGAAGGTCTCCACGTTGGACCACTACAACCGCATCATGCCAAAATTATTAACGACTTGTGGCCACACCGAGAAACGGGTACGGAGTTTGCCCTGGAGCGGTTAATTCGCTGGAATCCATCGATTGGTTTGTTCAACGAGCATGGAAATCTGCTTGGGTGGTGTTTGTTAACTCAGCCTGGTGTCATAGGATCGCTAGGTGTGATAGAGCGACGCAAAGGGTACGGCAGAATTGTCCTGCACGCGTTTATCAAACAGCTGGCCGAAATGGGCCGCAACCTGTATGCTAgtgttttggtggaaaatgaaccATCGAGAGCGCTGTTTGCAAGCGCCGGATTTAAACCCATCAAGGACACAACCTTTATTCTTAACTGCGAGCGAAAGTTTGTGGAGTGGAGGTGTGGAGCTCACAGCACCTAA
- the LOC128712161 gene encoding ethanolaminephosphotransferase 1 isoform X2 — MIGIKYLNDAHLKGFEKYKYNCVDTSILSVYVMHPFWNKVVLYCPRWIAPNLLTFTGFLLTVVNFFLIAYYDYDFRAATKTPIPVPDWVWILAAINLFVAYTLDGIDGKQARRTGTSGPLGELFDHGLDSYSAVLIPIYMFTIFGAADLPPVRMYFITLNVFLNFYLPHVEKYLTGVMFLPWGYDFVMWGVSITLAITGIFGAEFWQIPVFGVKPCHIFEMTLYVSAVITSHPIIIHNVYKSYRDKTGKMRSFSEAIRPLVPLSSLFILCTVWVLCSRNGIIDMEPRLYFVMCGTLFSNICCRLIVAQMSDTRADLWNGLLNLLCVVAFFCILPYHFLGLPELSIQVERYLLYGLTFCVTIAHIHYGAGVVREMCHHFRIRCFKEFSMPYSQMLSPYGPPSSGKKRA; from the exons ATGATCGGCATTAAATATCTCAACGATGCCCACCTTAAGGGGTTCGAAAAGTACAAG TACAACTGCGTCGATACTAGTATTCTTAGCGTTTATGTTATGCACCCGTTCTGGAACAAGGTCGTGCTATACTGTCCCCGATGGATTGCGCCCAACTTGCTTACCTTTACGGGCTTTCTGCTGACGGTGGTGAATTTCTTCCTAATAGCCTATTATGACTACGATTTCCGAGCAGCCACCAAAACTCCCATACCCGTACCGGACTGGGTATGGATCCTAGCGGCAATAAATCTTTTTGTAGCCTACACGTTAG ACGGTATCGATGGTAAACAGGCACGAAGAACCGGAACCAGTGGACCACTGGGCGAGCTATTCGATCATGGTCTCGATTCGTACTCGGCAGTACTCATACCGATCTACATGTTCACCATATTCGGTGCTGCCGATTTACCACCGGTGCGAATGTACTTCATTACCTTGAACGTGTTCCTTAACTTCTATCTACCACATGTGGAGAAATACCTAACCGGTGTGATGTTCCTACCGTGGGGTTATGACTTTGTCATGTGG GGCGTCTCAATAACGCTAGCGATCACAGGAATTTTTGGTGCAGAGTTTTGGCAAATCCCCGTCTTTGGTGTGAAACCTTGTCACATATTCGAGATGACACTCTACGTGTCTGCCGTCATCACTAGTCATCCTATTATTATACATAATGTCTACAA ATCTTACCGTgacaaaacgggcaaaatgCGATCATTCAGCGAAGCAATCCGACCATTGGTGCCGCTTAGCAGTCTATTTATTCTGTGCACCGTGTGGGTGCTGTGCTCCCGCAACGGAATAATCGATATGGAACCACGGCTGTACTTCGTGATGTGCGGCACACtgttttccaacatttgt tgtcGTCTCATTGTAGCACAAATGTCTGATACACGGGCAGATCTTTGGAACGGGCTGCTGAACTTGCTATGTGTCGTTGCGTTCTTCTGTATCCTGCCCTATCATTTCCTTGGTTTGCCCGAGTTAAGCATCCAGGTCGAGCGATACCTGCTGTACGGGTTGACATTCTGCGTCACGATCGCGCACATACACTACGGTGCAGGAGTGGTACGCGAAATGTGCCACCATTTCCGGATTCGTTGTTTCAAA GAATTCAGCATGCCGTACAGTCAGATGTTAAGCCCCTATGGTCCCCCTTCCTCAGGAAAAAAGCGAGCTTAG
- the LOC128712161 gene encoding ethanolaminephosphotransferase 1 isoform X1 codes for MIGIKYLNDAHLKGFEKYKYNCVDTSILSVYVMHPFWNKVVLYCPRWIAPNLLTFTGFLLTVVNFFLIAYYDYDFRAATKTPIPVPDWVWILAAINLFVAYTLDGIDGKQARRTGTSGPLGELFDHGLDSYSAVLIPIYMFTIFGAADLPPVRMYFITLNVFLNFYLPHVEKYLTGVMFLPWGYDFVMWGVSITLAITGIFGAEFWQIPVFGVKPCHIFEMTLYVSAVITSHPIIIHNVYKSYRDKTGKMRSFSEAIRPLVPLSSLFILCTVWVLCSRNGIIDMEPRLYFVMCGTLFSNICCRLIVAQMSDTRADLWNGLLNLLCVVAFFCILPYHFLGLPELSIQVERYLLYGLTFCVTIAHIHYGAGVVREMCHHFRIRCFKVRSDASKLTAHTNNLDVNRNGSYPNKHHLNHRQNKSK; via the exons ATGATCGGCATTAAATATCTCAACGATGCCCACCTTAAGGGGTTCGAAAAGTACAAG TACAACTGCGTCGATACTAGTATTCTTAGCGTTTATGTTATGCACCCGTTCTGGAACAAGGTCGTGCTATACTGTCCCCGATGGATTGCGCCCAACTTGCTTACCTTTACGGGCTTTCTGCTGACGGTGGTGAATTTCTTCCTAATAGCCTATTATGACTACGATTTCCGAGCAGCCACCAAAACTCCCATACCCGTACCGGACTGGGTATGGATCCTAGCGGCAATAAATCTTTTTGTAGCCTACACGTTAG ACGGTATCGATGGTAAACAGGCACGAAGAACCGGAACCAGTGGACCACTGGGCGAGCTATTCGATCATGGTCTCGATTCGTACTCGGCAGTACTCATACCGATCTACATGTTCACCATATTCGGTGCTGCCGATTTACCACCGGTGCGAATGTACTTCATTACCTTGAACGTGTTCCTTAACTTCTATCTACCACATGTGGAGAAATACCTAACCGGTGTGATGTTCCTACCGTGGGGTTATGACTTTGTCATGTGG GGCGTCTCAATAACGCTAGCGATCACAGGAATTTTTGGTGCAGAGTTTTGGCAAATCCCCGTCTTTGGTGTGAAACCTTGTCACATATTCGAGATGACACTCTACGTGTCTGCCGTCATCACTAGTCATCCTATTATTATACATAATGTCTACAA ATCTTACCGTgacaaaacgggcaaaatgCGATCATTCAGCGAAGCAATCCGACCATTGGTGCCGCTTAGCAGTCTATTTATTCTGTGCACCGTGTGGGTGCTGTGCTCCCGCAACGGAATAATCGATATGGAACCACGGCTGTACTTCGTGATGTGCGGCACACtgttttccaacatttgt tgtcGTCTCATTGTAGCACAAATGTCTGATACACGGGCAGATCTTTGGAACGGGCTGCTGAACTTGCTATGTGTCGTTGCGTTCTTCTGTATCCTGCCCTATCATTTCCTTGGTTTGCCCGAGTTAAGCATCCAGGTCGAGCGATACCTGCTGTACGGGTTGACATTCTGCGTCACGATCGCGCACATACACTACGGTGCAGGAGTGGTACGCGAAATGTGCCACCATTTCCGGATTCGTTGTTTCAAAGTAAGATCGGATGCTAGTAAGCTTACTGCGCATACTAATAACTTAGATGTTAACCGTAACGGTAGCTATCCTAACAAGCATCATCTTAACCACCGCCAGAACAAATCCAAGTAG
- the LOC128710837 gene encoding alpha-aminoadipic semialdehyde synthase, mitochondrial, translated as MFRILKCSEHLSVRQFTRGKHTGKVIAIRREDQSVWERRASFPPAVVKKLIKQGVKVIVQPSNRRAYPMQAYLNAGATVQEDISEASVIFGVKQVPVDALIPQKTYCFFSHTIKAQESNMPLLDACLEKNIRLIDYEKLMDRNGLRLVAFGKYAGVAGMINILHGLGLRLLALGHHTPFMHVGPAHNYRNSSMARQAVRDCGYEISLGMMPKSIGPITFIFTGSGNVSQGAQEVFQELPVEFVPPEMLRKVAEHGSTNKLYGCEVSRSDHLERREGGKFDPVEYDQYPERYTSTFSNNIAPYASVIVNGIYWAVGAPKLITIPDAKNLLRPANTPWLPTSRGSPALPHRMLAICDISADPGGSIEFMNECTTIDTPFCLYDADRNKDQKSFKGPGVLVCSIDNMPTQLPRESTDFFGDLLYPYALDILQSDASKPLAEHSFCQPVEGAIICSNGSLTPGYEYINELRELNSRSRHKTEGCYEGKKRVLVLGAGFVSAPLVEYLHRESNVSIKVASQYKEEADRLAHRYQGVESVYVNVQDESANLHNLCEESDVVVSLLPYSLHSVIAKHCIAGKTHLVTASYVNDDISALHGAAQDAGVTIMNEVGLDPGIDHLLALECIQDVQENGGVVESFVSFCGGLPAPEHSDNPLRYKFSWSPRGVLLNTVSAAKYLSKGQVVEISGGGELMSAPRELEFLPGFALEGFPNRDSTKYQSLYGLTNINTLLRGTIRYKGFSDTIKPMQLLGLIDPNPHPLLHPHGPELTWRQLIVNMLGLADADIFIENLKYKLAERVGTIEGLEELGLLENAPVVKMGSPLDTLSYYLSKKLAFADTERDLVVLRHEVGIRWSDGRREERGINFVVYGQPGSEGGHSAMAKTVGFPAAIAAKMIIDGEIQQRGVVLPFSADIYRPMLARLEQEGLTATTTTKVL; from the exons ATGTTtcgtattttaaaatgtaGTGAACACTTATCAGTGCGACAGTTTACTCGTGGCAAACAT ACTGGAAAAGTGATCGCTATTCGCCGAGAAGATCAATCCGTATGGGAACGGCGAGCTTCCTTCCCACCAGCGGTGGTGAAAAAACTCATCAAGCAGGGCGTCAAGGTGATAGTACAACCGTCCAACAGGCGAGCCTACCCGATGCAG GCATATCTCAATGCAGGTGCCACCGTTCAGGAGGACATCAGCGAAGCATCCGTCATCTTCGGTGTGAAGCAAGTGCCCGTTGATGCGCTGATCCCGCAGAAAACGTACTGCTTCTTCTCCCACACGATTAAAGCACAAGAATCGAACATGCCCCTGCTGGATGCATGTCTGGAGAAAAACATTCGGCTAATCGACTACGAGAAGCTGATGGATCGCAACGGCTTACGCTTGGTGGCGTTCGGAAAATACGCCGGTGTTGCCGGCATGATAAACATTTTGCACGGGCTTGGCTTGAGATTACTGGCACTGGGACATCATACGCCTTTTATG CATGTTGGTCCAGCTCATAACTATCGAAACTCGTCAATGGCACGACAAGCCGTACGGGACTGTGGGTACGAAATTTCGCTTGGTATGATGCCCAAGTCGATCGGGCCTATTACGTTCATCTTCACCGGCTCCGGCAATGTTTCGCAGGGAGCACAAGAGGTGTTCCAGGAGTTGCCAGTAGAGTTCGTACCACCGGAGATGCTTCGCAAGGTGGCCGAGCACGGTTCGACTAACAAGCTGTACGGATGCGAGGTGAGCCGTTCCGATCATCTCGAGCGACGCGAGGGCGGTAAATTTGATCCCGTCGAGTATGATCAGTACCCGGAACGGTACACATCCACCTTCAGCAATAACATTGCACCGTACGCGTCCGTGATTGTGAATGGAATTTACTGGGCGGTCGGTGCACCGAAACTAATCACGATTCCCGATGCGAAAAATCTTCTCCGACCAGCAAATACACCCTGGCTGCCCACGAGCCGTGGTTCTCCAGCGCTTCCACATCGAATGCTGGCGATCTGCGATATATCGGCCGATCCGGGCGGTTCGATCGAGTTCATGAACGAATGCACTACGATCGATACGCCCTTCTGCCTGTACGATGCCGATCGTAACAAGGATCAGAAGAGCTTCAAGGGCCCGGGAGTGCTTGTTTGCTCGATCGACAATATGCCGACGCAGCTACCCCGGGAATCAACGGACTTTTTTGGCGATCTGCTTTACCCCTACGCACTGGACATACTGCAGAGCGATGCGTCGAAGCCACTCGCCGAACACAGCTTCTGCCAACCGGTGGAGGGAGCCATTATTTGCAGTAACGGAAGTCTTACGCCAGGCTACGAGTACATTAACGAGCTTCGGGAGTTGAACAGCCGATCGCGGCATAAGACGGAAGGATGTTACGAGGGCAAGAAGCGGGTGTTGGTGCTGGGAGCTGGATTCGTGTCGGCTCCGCTGGTGGAGTACCTTCACCGTGAGTCGAACGTTAGTATTAAGGTAGCGTCTCAGTACAAGGAAGAAGCGGATCGATTGGCACACCGATACCAAGGTGTCGAGTCGGTGTACGTTAACGTGCAGGATGAAAGTGCCAACCTACATAACCTGTGCGAGGAAAGCGATGTCGTGGTGTCGCTGCTGCCATACTCACTGCACAGCGTCATCGCAAAGCACTGCATCGCGGGCAAGACCCATCTCGTGACGGCCAGCTATGTGAACGATGATATCAGTGCGCTGCACGGTGCCGCCCAGGATGCCGGTGTGACGATCATGAACGAGGTCGGGCTTGATCCCGGTATCGATCATCTGCTGGCACTTGAGTGCATTCAGGACGTGCAGGAGAACGGTGGCGTAGTTGAGTCCTTCGTCAGCTTCTGTGGCGGACTTCCCGCACCGGAACACTCGGACAATCCGCTGCGGTACAAATTCTCCTGGTCACCGCGCGGTGTGCTGCTCAACACGGTGTCTGCTGCAAAGTACCTGAGCAAGGGTCAAGTCGTTGAGATATCCGGTGGTGGCGAGCTGATGTCGGCACCGCGAGAACTCGAATTCCTGCCAGGATTTGCACTCGAGGGTTTCCCGAACCGTGATTCTACCAAGTACCAGTCGCTGTATGGATTAACCAACATCAACACACTGCTGCGGGGAACGATCCGTTACAAGGGTTTCTCGGACACGATTAAACCGATGCAGCTGCTCGGACTGATCGATCCCAATCCACATCCGTTGCTGCATCCTCACGGACCGGAGCTGACCTGGAGGCAGCTGATAGTAAACATGCTCGGACTGGCCGATGCGGACATTTTTATCGAAAATCTTAAGTATAAGCTAGCGGAGCGCGTGGGTACAATTGAAGGATTGGAAGAGTTGGGACTGCTGGAAAACGCTCCCGTAGTGAAGATGGGCTCTCCGTTGGATACACTCAGCTATTACCTATCGAAGAAACTAGCCTTTG CTGACACCGAGCGTGATCTAGTCGTGCTGCGCCATGAAGTCGGAATTCGTTGGAGTGATGGACGACGTGAGGAACGGGGCATAAACTTCGTCGTGTACGGTCAGCCTGGCTCGGAGGGAGGCCACTCAGCGATGGCCAAAACAGTCGGATTTCCGGCAGCGATTGCAGCAAAAATGATTATCGATG GTGAAATCCAGCAGCGTGGAGTGGTTTTGCCATTCTCGGCCGATATCTACCGGCCCATGCTGGCCCGTCTGGAGCAGGAAGGACTAACGGCGACAACGACTACGAAGGTTTTATGA